A region from the Musa acuminata AAA Group cultivar baxijiao chromosome BXJ1-10, Cavendish_Baxijiao_AAA, whole genome shotgun sequence genome encodes:
- the LOC104000639 gene encoding uncharacterized protein LOC104000639, translated as MGKGWIRLGVAVGAVALLVGAGQRYGLDAEAALRPFRQLEERLGMWAIPVYVAAHTLTLALCLPYAVFFEAGASLLFGFLPAVLCVFSAKVLGASLSFWIGRAIFRSSKSATEWAHSSRYFHLLARGVERDGWKFVLLARFSPLPSYVINYGLAATEVGFLVDFLLPTVTGCLPMILQNTSLGSLAGAAVASTTGSKSQVYSYIFPLLGIASSILISLRIKKYSSGFAEEFNQPVSAKSSDGGGINSVQSSSNEATEKPRRRRK; from the exons ATGGGGAAGGGGTGGATCCGGCTGGGGGTGGCGGTGGGAGCCGTGGCGTTACTGGTGGGAGCGGGCCAGCGGTACGGGCTCGACGCGGAGGCGGCGCTCCGGCCGTTCCGGCAGTTGGAGGAGCGGCTCGGGATGTGGGCCATCCCGGTGTACGTGGCGGCCCACACCCTCACCCTTGCGCTTTGCCTCCCCTACGCCGTCTTCTTCGAGGCCGGCGCTTCCCTCCTCTTCGGTTTCCTTCCCGCCGTCCTCTGCGTCTTTTCCGCCAAAGTCCTCGGCGCCTCCTTATCTTTCTGGATCGGACG GGCAATTTTTAGGAGCTCAAAATCAGCAACAGAATGGGCACATAGCAGCAGATACTTCCATCTCCTCGCTAGAGGAGTTGAACGCGACGGTTGGAAATTTGTGCTTCTTGCCCGGTTTTCTCCCTTGCCATCCTATGTCATCAATTATGGTTTGGCCGCCACAGAAGTTGGTTTTCTTGTTGACTTCCTTCTTCCTACTGTTACCGGTTGTTTGCCCATGATCCTCCAGAACACATCTCTTGGCAGCCTTGCTGGTGCTGCTGTAGCCTCAACAACTGGCTCTAAGTCTCAGGTCTACTCATACATTTTTCCGTTGCTTGGAATTGCTTCCAGTATTCTCATATCCTTGAGGATAAAGAAGTACTCATCTGGGTTTGCCGAAGAATTTAACCAACCTGTATCGGCTAAGAGCTCCGACGGAGGAGGGATCAATTCTGTGCAGTCATCATCCAATGAGGCTACTGAaaaaccaagaagaagaagaaaatga